The sequence AACGACGTAATAGCCATCAAATTCAAGTGCTGTGCCACATACTTTGCCTGTTTCGAGTGCCACCAAGAATTAAGTTCCCATTCCTTGCAGAAGTACGATCTTCACGACGATACTGATGAAAAGTTGATCGTGTGTGGAGTTTGCCGTCATGAGATGACATTCGCGGAATACCATAACGCTCAACTCGTCTGCCCCAATTGCCAATCTCCCTTCAATCCAGGTTGCAAACTACACTACCACTTGTACTTCCATAATCCGCCTTCGATGACTTGTTGAGTAGTGCACACATATATCGAACCTAACTCTACCGTGCTCCTCTTATTGAATAAATGCGAtgatgtatatatacacatatatataaaatatatagatattgttgtttttattattcttatTTGGATCCTCCTCTCTTACCGCCCGTCTTCAATCTACCTTCGAACCCggctcttttctttggtacAGCACTACCAacatattttcttttcatcttttcttgcttgttcttctttttaccTCTGTTGTCTTTTCTGATCCTTAGattctcttctcttctcttttgtcTTTCAGATATCGTATCCTCCACAACCTGCTTACGTTCTTTCCATTCAAATGCggatttcctcttttgtgTTTCCTTCCTCTTTATGGCTTTACGAAGCAGCTTCTCGTCATCTCTGATCTTAACACCTTCTGCTTGTAACATCGCCTTTTGCcacttttccttttccttcaacTTGATTTGTTCTAGTTCGTCCTTGGCTTccattttgttcttcttggcttccaaaagttttaaTTGGGATTTAGCGTCGTTCTTGGATGGGCCTTTCGTTCTACCAGCCTTTCTCAATCTCTGTAGGTCTGACGTGGCTCTCGCACCGTCATCAAATATGATATTCTGAAACATCACACCATCTGCATTAATCTCTGAGTCCCTTTTGGCcttcttgaattttcttttcgaattgttttccaaatcacTATCGATTTCGTCCACATCGGAATCAGAtccattttcatcttgttcCTGTTCCTGTTCGTTTTCTTGGcgcttcctcttctttagTTCTTCCTTGCGTTTCCTTTGAGCAAGAATAGCTTCTCTAGAACCAGGCGCTTTCCTTTTAGTCTTCATATCTGAGATTCTGGCCTGTAACTTAGAACGCAAAGCCTccaagttcttcttcttttgtaacttct is a genomic window of Saccharomyces eubayanus strain FM1318 chromosome XI, whole genome shotgun sequence containing:
- the RRP14 gene encoding ribosome biosynthesis protein RRP14, which encodes MSNSLEERLRANSSAFDGLLALIPAKYYYDETSQDQWKAKKKTKVQSKSDKVKKLDPEQRDDETSSALEVMKKKEKDAKPVVLPGEKLKLMQKQKQKQKEAAVEEEQDSKLEVKQDGPIMAALEEEEDIKVIFDDEGNEIPLESEKDTKEVSKINEKKTITEEEKLQKKKNLEALRSKLQARISDMKTKRKAPGSREAILAQRKRKEELKKRKRQENEQEQEQDENGSDSDVDEIDSDLENNSKRKFKKAKRDSEINADGVMFQNIIFDDGARATSDLQRLRKAGRTKGPSKNDAKSQLKLLEAKKNKMEAKDELEQIKLKEKEKWQKAMLQAEGVKIRDDEKLLRKAIKRKETQKRKSAFEWKERKQVVEDTISERQKRREENLRIRKDNRGKKKNKQEKMKRKYVGSAVPKKRAGFEGRLKTGGKRGGSK
- the HOT13 gene encoding Hot13p, producing MPDVTIHGKTVDDQSRCVHWHLPNDVIAIKFKCCATYFACFECHQELSSHSLQKYDLHDDTDEKLIVCGVCRHEMTFAEYHNAQLVCPNCQSPFNPGCKLHYHLYFHNPPSMTC